In the genome of Rhopalosiphum padi isolate XX-2018 chromosome 1, ASM2088224v1, whole genome shotgun sequence, the window TTGGCGGCCTTTTTCTGTCCCCGGTATTCCCACATCCGAGACTGGTTCCAGCGTTGCCTCGAATTTTGTCGTGGCGCTGTTGTCGTCTGTTCTGGCGGTGTTCTTTGGCCACTTTTCTGGTCCACTTTCCTCGTCAAGGGCGGTGATGGCGGTTTTAAACGATTTTGGTCGTGGGACCAGTACTGCCATGAGTGGTTGGGGGGGGTGGTCGGAGCAAACGTGTGGACTGCGGCATCGGGGGTGGTCGCGGTATGCGAGTTGGCTGTACGGGCCGTCTTGGGCTCTGGGACCTGTCGGTTACCGCGGTTTTCGGACCCACGTTGGTCGACTTGCTGAAGACCAACGCGCGGTCGTCCCACCCGCGGGTGTAGGCTACCCACAGTACCGGGTCCCGGCGTAGCTCTGCCGTGGGCATCCGGCGCACCCGTGCCGCCGTAGTCGCGTGAGCGGCTGCCTCCGTAGTCGCACGAGCGGCTGCCTCCGTAGTCGCGCGAGCGGCTGCTTCCGTAGTCGCGCGAGCGGCTGCCTCCGCGTTCGCGGTCTTCAGTAACTTCTGACAGCGATCCAGCAGTTCCGCGGCTTGTTGTAGGGAGGTGGTGGTCGTTGAGCTCTTGTCCACTATGTTGCTGTTGTTTGCTGTGTGCGggcaatgataaaaaaaaaataaccaataattattgttacctgCAGTTATCTGTTTGTGGTGTTGTTGGGGTGTGGGTGTGCTGTGGGTGTCGCGCGTTTAAGACATGACACGTGAAGTTTGCGCGGTGGTTTTTGATCCGTGAGGAACACGCCTTTTCCTACGCGTTTGTATAGTCTTACCGGTCCCCACCATTTTGGTGCGAAACCGGCATGAAATTTGTTTC includes:
- the LOC132917266 gene encoding uncharacterized protein LOC132917266, which translates into the protein MLTLVYLAWSYLMAAKKILFSDRKIKEPKRKDNEKISANNSNIVDKSSTTTTSLQQAAELLDRCQKLLKTANAEAAARATTEAAARATTEAAARATTEAAAHATTAARVRRMPTAELRRDPVLWVAYTRGWDDRALVFSKSTNVGPKTAVTDRSQSPRRPVQPTRIPRPPPMPQSTRLLRPPPPTTHGSTGPTTKIV